A single window of Jiangella alkaliphila DNA harbors:
- a CDS encoding ABC transporter ATP-binding protein: protein MIRLDRVSKQYPDGTVAVQELTLEVQRGELVVLVGPSGCGKTTTMKMVNRLVEPTGGRIVVDGVDVTDADPVALRRGIGYVIQNVGLFPHRSIEENIAVVPELVGWKRSRRHERARELMELVGLDPAVHGKRYPHELSGGQRQRVGVARALAVDPPVLLMDEPFSAVDPVVRGQLQDEFLRLQDDVRKTILFVTHDIEEAVRLGDRIAVFKQGGLLEQFDTPAAILGIPATDFVADFVGADRGLKRLSVTAITPADLEHPPVVRVDDDLAKAAAALGDGRWAVVLDGDGGLAGWVGHDMLKGAGTVRDHARRMEAWVQLDDSLKVAFAEMLQWNAGWIAVLDDADRYVGVLTPATLHTALRRSVEAEANDVARAEVVLETVQNA from the coding sequence ATGATTCGTCTCGACCGCGTCTCCAAGCAGTACCCCGACGGCACCGTCGCGGTGCAGGAGCTGACGCTCGAGGTCCAGCGCGGCGAGCTGGTGGTCCTGGTCGGGCCGTCCGGCTGTGGCAAGACGACCACGATGAAGATGGTCAACCGGCTGGTCGAGCCGACCGGCGGGCGCATCGTCGTCGACGGCGTCGACGTCACCGACGCCGACCCGGTCGCGCTGCGCCGCGGCATCGGCTACGTCATCCAGAACGTCGGGCTGTTCCCGCACCGCAGCATCGAGGAGAACATCGCCGTCGTGCCCGAGCTGGTCGGCTGGAAGCGCTCGCGCCGCCACGAGCGGGCCCGCGAACTGATGGAGCTGGTCGGCCTCGACCCCGCGGTGCACGGCAAGCGGTACCCGCACGAGCTGTCCGGCGGCCAGCGCCAGCGCGTCGGCGTGGCCCGCGCCCTTGCCGTCGACCCTCCCGTCCTTCTCATGGACGAGCCGTTCAGCGCCGTCGACCCCGTGGTCCGCGGGCAGTTGCAGGACGAGTTCCTGCGGCTGCAGGACGACGTCCGCAAGACCATCCTGTTCGTCACGCACGACATCGAGGAGGCGGTCCGGCTGGGCGACCGCATCGCGGTGTTCAAGCAGGGCGGCCTGCTGGAGCAGTTCGACACGCCGGCGGCCATCCTCGGCATCCCGGCGACGGACTTCGTGGCCGACTTCGTGGGCGCCGACCGCGGCCTCAAGCGGCTCTCCGTCACCGCCATCACGCCGGCCGACCTCGAGCACCCGCCGGTGGTCCGCGTCGACGACGACCTCGCCAAGGCCGCCGCCGCCCTGGGTGACGGGCGGTGGGCGGTCGTGCTCGACGGCGACGGCGGCCTGGCCGGTTGGGTGGGCCACGACATGCTGAAGGGCGCCGGGACCGTGCGCGACCACGCGCGGCGCATGGAGGCGTGGGTGCAGCTCGACGACTCGCTCAAGGTGGCGTTCGCGGAGATGCTGCAATGGAACGCCGGCTGGATCGCCGTCCTCGACGACGCCGACCGCTACGTGGGCGTGCTGACCCCGGCGACGCTGCACACGGCGCTGCGCCGGTCCGTCGAGGCCGAGGCCAATGACGTCGCCCGTGCCGAGGTGGTGCTCGAGACGGTGCAGAACGCCTGA
- a CDS encoding ABC transporter permease, translated as MALFGPVHTATLTDSCLVRNDWVCGEYVRTRREDITDALVQHVTITVVSIVIGFAVALVLAVLARRFGWLRGTILGTSTALYTLPSLALFSLLLPFTGISTTTVVVGLVLYSLTILVRGILAGLDSVPADVREAAVGMGYDGFRLLRKVELPLALPAIFASLRVATVSTVALTTVGFIVNHGGLGNLINRGLSSNFHAEVLTASVLCVVLALIADALLLGLQRWLTPWRRTVTA; from the coding sequence ATGGCGCTCTTCGGGCCCGTTCATACCGCAACCCTGACCGACAGTTGCCTCGTACGCAACGACTGGGTGTGTGGCGAGTACGTCAGAACCCGGCGTGAGGACATCACCGACGCGCTCGTCCAGCACGTCACCATCACCGTGGTCTCCATCGTCATCGGCTTCGCCGTCGCGTTGGTGCTGGCCGTGCTCGCCCGCCGGTTCGGCTGGCTGCGCGGCACGATCCTCGGCACGTCGACGGCGCTGTACACGCTGCCGTCACTGGCGTTGTTCTCGCTGCTGCTGCCGTTCACCGGCATCTCCACCACGACGGTCGTGGTCGGGCTGGTGCTGTACTCGCTGACGATCCTGGTCCGCGGCATCCTGGCCGGACTGGACTCCGTACCGGCCGATGTCCGCGAGGCTGCCGTGGGCATGGGCTACGACGGCTTCCGGCTGCTGCGCAAGGTGGAGCTGCCGCTGGCGCTACCAGCGATATTCGCGTCGCTGCGGGTGGCGACGGTGTCGACCGTCGCGCTGACGACTGTCGGCTTCATCGTCAACCACGGCGGCCTGGGCAACCTCATCAACCGCGGCCTGAGCAGCAACTTCCACGCCGAGGTGCTGACGGCGTCGGTGCTCTGCGTGGTCCTGGCGCTGATCGCCGACGCGTTGCTACTCGGGCTGCAACGCTGGCTCACACCCTGGCGCCGGACGGTGACGGCATGA